TACTCAACTTTCCTGTTGCAGCGTGAAAACAGTAAGTGTGGTTATGCTCATTAAAACTTTACTTAGAAAAGCAGGTGGCCTTGGGCTGTCTGTCATCTGCCGATCCCTGCTGTCAGGCGTTCTTATCACTTTCTGCTGTCTCTACGCACCCCCATCCAGCAGGCCTTTACCTTCTCCTGCAAATATTCTAAGGACTCCCAGGATGCCCCCACTCATCCCCACCAGCACTCCCCGGTTCAGAACGTACCCTGCCAGCCCCTCACCTGCCTTCCTTCTTGATGTGGCAGACATAGTGACCACACATGGTAGAGGTGCCCATGTGACTGATGAAGGCAAAGAGCTGATACTCTAGAGGAGACAAAGAGAGGGATCCCTGAGCGCCAGTGCAAAGATGCATCTAACAGCCCAAACTCAGGACACCAATCTCAGGGACTCGGGGGCAGCAACTGGGTCACAAGTCTGTCTCGGCCTCCTAGCAGCCCACCTTCCAAAGCCACGTCAGTGGAAAGAAGCttctgccccctctgccccctgaGGGAAGCAGAGCTGCCTTGGAATGAGGAGCTGGTAGCAGACTGGCTAGATTCCACTGGCCCATCCTGTTTCCCAGGGACACTCACTTCCAGGCCCATCCCGGACTTTAGGTCCTACTGGCACAGACTCGGAGATGGAGTCGGCAGCTGAGCGGCCCTCCGAGATGTCCATGGCGGCTTCTGCATCCAGGTCATCGATGTGACTGAAGATCCAGTCCACGGCCCTTTCTAAGCTATTGTTCTTGGAGAGGAGGGAAGCATTACTCTTTCCAACAAGTTCAGGGCCAGAAAGACCACCAGTGAAGGCCTCCACTCCTTCAACACAGCCACAAAAGGGTGGAGCCCGAGCCTCGGCCGTCCCACACCGGTGGTCCTGGGTCTGGCTCACAAAGGATGGACCCTCACCCCCACCCGGTTCTTCCCCACCGGCCCCCGGTCCTCAGCCAGGGGCAGCCCATACCGTGGCCCGAAGAGCTTTCAGGGCCTGGTCCCGGGAGAAGCCCATGGAAACGATGGTGCTCACGCAGTCCTCCGGTGGGGGGTCAGCTGCTGCACTCGTGGAGCCAGGCCCGCTGGAGCCAGGCAGGATGAGGGGGTTTGCAAAATCTGCGGGGGTGAAGGGGTTGAAGTGTGTGTGGGAGGACAGGGGCCCCGTTCCACCCTGCCGCCCACCCCAGCCTACCTGGATCGTCCATGTGTGACATGACCCAGTTCATGGCGGCCTCGGCCCCACTGTTGCCCGTGTAGTAGACAGCCTTGCGGCAGGCATCCATAGGGAAGCCCATCTCCACCAGCTGGATGATGACCGATTCGTCCAACATGGGTGCTGTGGGGGGAGAAGTGAGGGCACGGTGACCCGACTCCTTGGGCCACTAtctgctccttctgcctcccacagttcagccctctggccctctcccaacaccacccccccaaccccggtTCCATGCATTTCCTTTCCAAGGCCTGGCACCTTACTCCAGAACTAAAATGGCGACACGCCATCATGTGGGGGCCGCAGGACTACAGACACAGAACTGAGGCTAAAGCTCTCCCGTGGATCCCCTCCTCGCCCATTCTCACAGAATGGGCCCCGTTTCTGGAGTAtgctgcctctccccacccccacgcacTGAGGTGACAAGGGCAGAGAAGCAAGCGACCAGGGCTACTGCCATCCACATAGAGTATGTGGCGGGGAGTGCCCTAGTCGGCCCTCACGTCCATCAAGAGGGCAGGGGAAATTTGAAAGGGAGGACAGGAGAAACACGAAGGACAGGGTcaaggggaggcaggcagagaagacccccatcagcaaaggagagagacaggcaggaaGAAGAGTCACTAACATGTCGGAGAGGAGAAgtgaggggagcagaaggagtCTTCGTCTTCGTTGCCATAGAAACCAAGGCTACCTTTGGGCTCATCCGGAGTGACCAGGGGTGGGGCAATGTCAGGcagctcctcctccccaggcTGCAGCCCTGTACCCCTCAACTGGGAGATGTCTAGCTCCTCTGGCATCTCAATGGACACATCTGTAATTGGAACGGCGGGAAAAGGGTCACCTCTCCAGCTCCCTGGGGCCCTCCCTGAGAAAGCACTTGGGGATCCTCAAGGCCCTGCCCCACACCTTGGCACTGCTCTGGAATAAGGAGCTGCTCAGAGCGGTACCAATCACAGGGGTCCCCGTGTAATGTAATGGTGGGCCTGGGAATCAGGAGGCCTGGATTCTAGTCCTAGATCTGCCTCAGGTGCGCTACGGACAAGGACGGGGGCCTCCAACTTGTACAACACAATGATCTCATACCTCTGTGGGTCTCGACTTATCTAGGACACGAAGTGAAATCAGGAGTTCTCAAAGTCATCAGGGGCTATAAGACTCACGAGAACCGTTTCAAGATTATCTAAATGAGAACCTCTTACCAAGTACAAAAGTAAAACTATGAAAACTGCTTTTGGTTGTAATCATCACTGTAAAATCAAGTGTCTTAATATTTTTAGTCCGTGCTTTTCAAACTCGGCTCATTTTGAAACATTTAGGGTTATGTTTTCCTCCTTTGGAGGAAAGGTGGAGAATCACTAGTTTACACATGGTAAGGCCCCTTCTTTTTCTCGCATTTTCTGCGTAACCTCCCTCACTCGTCCCAGCCACCATACCCAGTTTCTTGGGCACCCAGTCTAAGCCGAAGGTGAACTTCTTGATCTGGATGACCAGGTAGTCAGGGAAAGAGGCAAATCGTGTGGTCCTAGGGAAGAGAGAATGTCCTGGTACCCAGAGAATCCCAAAGTTCTCCTCGCCTGAGACCCCCACCCTGGGGTTCAGCCTCTCGTGGGTAGAAGACCTGATAGCCCAGAAGATACTCCATATTCTTATCTTGCCCTGGGCAGGCATCAGAGCATCTGCAGACAAGGAGCGGCAGAAGCCGGGGTCCTGTcaaaggtgggggaggaggggaaatggcTGAAATCCCTTGAGACCAAGCACTCTTTCAGATCTCAAGCTTATGCCAACGACAGAATGAGGCCCAAACTCAGGCTGTTTGCTAGAAATCCAAATTCTGTCCAAAACGGAGACTATGTGCCTTTGTTCTACCAAGATTGAGGGCACGAGTGGACAGAAGCTGCACGAAAACGTGACCCTGTCCCACAGGAGGAGATGGGGTGATCGGGGCAGGACAAGGGAATGTGGCAATCATCCACGTCGACTGCTGCTGGGAACTCTCCCTTCCCTCGGGGCCAGATGATGAGCAGCCCCAACGACACGGCCCTGAGACTCCAACCACGAAGGGCCGAAAGACTGAGAACGAGGCAGAGAGTATCTTTGGGGTCACCCTGAGAGCGGCCCGAAGCCTGAGGCGCAGACCAACAGGACTTACTTGACAGCTACTGATTTGGCCTGCAGGGCCGTGCTCCAGAAGTCGTCCACCTGCTCCGGGGCCCCATAGGCCTCCAGGCAGGAGCTGAAGGGCACCTGGGCCCGGACCAGCTCCGGTAGTGGTAACTTCTCCTCCTCGGCTTGCCGCCTCTTCTCCTCATACTCCAGAAGCTCCTCTGGTGGCAGAATTGGTGGGTGAGGCCTTCAGAGGCCACTGCCCCTTGCCCTCCTTAGCCTTGCCAGGCTGGCCCGATGGCCACTGACTACGTCagctgccccgccccctccaaaCCCCCGTGACACACACCCACGTATGATCTCGCCTCTCGTCCTCAGCACAGCGCTGACAAGCAAGGGTGACCCTACCTCCCCGAGATGGCCCCCGCTCCAGACCTCtggctgggggagcagggcacACTGTGGGCTCTGCTCCCATAAGGTGTCCTAGCATCCCGCCTAGGCCTCACAGTCCCCCTGCACCCAGGCCTCGCCGAGAGCAACCTGCCTTTGTTAAGGGCCGCGTCCATGCGCACAGGCAGCTGCATGATGTAGTCCACTCGCTGGGTGTACTTCACCTTCTCTGTGGCCAGGCACTTGATCTTTTCCTCCACCAAGAAGCGGAACACCTCATTAGGGTTTTCAGAGCTCCGACAATTCCTCTGTGGGAAAGAGGCAGTGTGGGGAGGTCGGCACGGCCAGGAAAGGGGATGGGGGCCTGAAAGGGCCACTagggggtcagggagaggggagaggaagggagtcTGCCCCTAGGAGGCATGCGGGTGCAAGAGTAGATCCTTCCCTAATCaactccccccccagccccggtACCATCACGGCACTGGGAGACCGGGGGGGAACGTGTTGGTATTTTTCTCTACAGGCAATAAGCATCTTCATCTCATTTGCTCTGGGTGTACCCTTCATTGTGCTGCAAGCCCATCAGGTATAAGGATCACTGCTTAGCTTTCTCCTCAGGGAAGGCCCAGTGCACGCAGACCCCCGGGGCCCAGCGGCGGGGCTGGTTGGGGCCGACCGGACAGAATGGGCAGGGGGGAGAAGGGcaagagtggcaggcagatggagggaGTGCGGAGTGCCCTCCTTGCCGTCTGCCCAGCCCTTACCTCCACCATGTTGATGAGGTGAAGAAAGAACTCTTGGGCATCCTGCTGCCGGTTGGTGGAGAACTCAGGGTGACCCTTGCCAATGAGGGCCTTGAACATCCGAGGGGCAATGCCATCTTGAACTTCCTAGGCAGAGAGCCAGGGCAGCGATTCAGCTGGGGCTCAAGAGGCCACCAAGGGGCCTTGTTTAGACATCTCCCAGACCTGTGTCCCCTTAATTCCAGAGCCTGAAAGGGATAGTGTCCCAGACTCACCTTCTGTTCTGACACCTGCTCCCCATCGCCTGATTCCGGTGCTGGCTTGGAATATTCTCCCGAGAGCAGGCCATGGCCCAGTTTGGCCCTGCGTTAACATCCAAGAGAACCATTTAGCTTCAGCCCACTAATGATCGTCTGacctctctctgtgccttttcTGCCCCAACTCAACCCCTGCTTACAGCCCTTAGGCAACCCTCTACAATGTGAAAAACCGCAGAGCCCCCAGGAGCCCAACTCAAGGCAGACAGCAGGGCCCGAGGCAAACATCCTACGCTGCTGCCCTCTCCAGGCGATCATGGAGAACAGAAGGCATACAGGCTGCGAGGCTCTCGAGAAGCTTTGTACACGGGACCTGGCTACATACACCTGGGTGCTGAAGTCCTGGGTAGGGTCTGTCGGGGCATTCTGGAAGATCTTCTCCAGCTTATCCACATACCTAAGAGCCAAGGGAAGCATAATTGAAGGCGCGACGGCCTGGGCTccaagggaaaggggagggagtaGTATCCACTTGCTCAGGGAACGGGCTCCCTCCAGAGTGGGGAGTTACGTGGTTCAACCACGGAGTCCCATTCCTTCCCATTTCTTCCCGGCCAcctgtccttcctccccttctcaaCTATGCCAGCATGTGGTGCACTCCGCTGCCTTCTTTCCCGGCCTCCTTCCCAGGAgcgagccaggggaggggagaaggcagccTGGGAGAAGGGCAAGGACAGTTCCCATTCTGTGGGACGGAATGGGTCAACACGTTGTTAAGTTTCCACATATGCATGGAGTCCTTCTCAGTTAGAAGGCAGACTCCTTTCTGCTCAGAATGGGCCTTTTCTCCCTCCTGGTGTcccaggccctcccctcccctccaagggCTACATGGCCATGGTAGGTCCTCATTTGCTGTCACTGGCCTGAAGTGAAGAGCACCTCCTCCCCCGCTGAGTCAGTCAGGAGGCCAGGGAGCGCCCTGGGGTTCGGTGTTCTGCCCTCGCTGGGGCCCATGGGGCTGGGGAACCGGGGCTGCTCTAACTGATGGGAGTACGCCAGCCACGGCGTCACAGGAACAAAGACCGAGCCAGAACACAGAAGTCCTGACGGTGGCTGAAGGAGGACTGTGCCTAGAGGCTGGCTACCGGCAGAGCTGTGGGGTCAGGGGTCCAGTCACCGGGAGGGGGTGCCACTCACTTCCTCTGGAAGTCGGGGATGCTGAAGAGCACCTGGACCACCGAGTTGAGGTAGCAGCTGTTACCCAGGTTCCGGATGCCCGTGTAGCCAGGCCCGAACAGGGGCTTCAGTGGCACACCTGACTCCTGGATCAGCTCCCATTCGCCAATCCGCTGGTTCATATCGATCTCCAGCTCTGTCATCGTCTTGTCCGTCTGCAAGGGAAGGGGCACTTCAGACACAGTGGGAAACTCAGTCCTGGATTTTTCACACCGATCCCTCACAGGGTCCAGGACAGTCCCCAGCTGGAGCTTCGAATGTGTTCAATTACGGACTCTCACACGGGAGACACACCGGATATCCCCAGTCCCAGTCCCGGAAGGCCACGAGTGATCGTCCCCGAGGCCTGTGAGCCATCAGGCCTCCGCTGTGGtgacaggaagaaatgaatgtGATTCCCTCTGCTTGAAGtgtttttctcattccttctcaCCCCTCAGCTCTGCACTCAAGCATCGCTTCCTTCATCCCCTCGACCAGCCAGGTCCTCCTGCTGTATACCACTCCTGCAGcacctgtctctgtctctcccttttttttattgagtaggctccacgctgggcgtggagcccaacacggggcttgaagtCATAActctgacatcaagacctgagctgagatcagaagtcagacgcttaacccactgagccacccagacgcccctctatATCTCTCTCACAGCACCCATTGGTTTGTGGTTATTCACTCATTTACCTGAGCACATGATAAATGTCCCTTTCCATCTAGACTGTAAGTCCCTGTCTTAGTCACACCGtgactagcacatagtaggtactcagcagtattcagtgaatgaataaattattctAGAAGGTTTTTCAAAGGAAGCGCAAATGTCTTGGGGACTGAGATAACTGTGGCAGCTGCCGTGGACACGCTGCTTCAGCCTCAGGCAGGAAGCGCCCAGtgggtggggatgaggagaaTCTGAAGCTGGAGGGGACCTCACCTTCTGCATCTTTAGCATGTCGATGCCAAAGTGGGACAGGTGCTCAGCCAGGTTGGGGTCCAGGACCATGTCATCCTCGTCATAGGAGTACACGTCTAGGGCAGGAGGCAGGAACAGGGTCAGAAGGGGTGGCTCTGGCCCGGCCTGGCCACCAATCCCACTCCCTGCCCCGAGGGGGCACTGGTGGGACAGAAGGATGAGCCCGTAAAGGTAACCCTCTTGGCTGCCCTGAGTAGCAGCGAAGTCATGGGCCCTTCGGAGACTGGCTGGCTGGGAAAATGGGGTGAAAGAGCGCGAGGGCTGGAGTTACTTGTGACTCTACCACGCAGGGTAAGGTGCTAGGGTCCGATGGGTTTGGAAGGATACTCGCTAAACAGATAATGCTGGTTACGTAACCTCTAAGAAAGGGACTGGGTTTCGGGGATTAACTGAAGATTTAGTCTCATCTGCGGTATTTTCATTGTTTATCAAGAGAATGTACTGACGTGTTACTTGTGTCATACACAACGAGTAACAGTTCAGACACACTTCAGCAtggagggagctggaggaggggaggggagggagtacCAGCTCCGTCGGGTGTGATGGTGCCCAGCTTGACAGCTAACGGGTAGCCCGTCTCCCTGTAATGCTCCACAGCATGGTTGTTGCCCCCACTGCCATCGAAGTAGCGTCGGCCACAGAGAATGGAGCCATCTGTCAGGTTGAGCCACAGGTTCTCTCTCATGTCACACTTGGAACACTTCCAGCCACTAACCCAGGGAGAAGAAAGTCAGCTGAGATAGGGGTCAGGGGTCATGGGATTGGCCCCCTGCCAGTCCAAgagctctctcttctcctctcctctagACATCCCTTTGCTGAGTTCATCTTCCCTAGTCCCCCTCCTTAGCCTGCTCCTGACCCTCTCCCCACCAGAACCCCCTGTTCTGGGGGTTGTACCCCAAGGTGGAAGGGCCAGGCCTCACCAGGGAGGGATTCGAGAAGGGTTGTCCAGCTGCTTGAGGTTGAAGGCATGCTTAGACACCTGCC
The sequence above is drawn from the Neomonachus schauinslandi chromosome 5, ASM220157v2, whole genome shotgun sequence genome and encodes:
- the USP5 gene encoding ubiquitin carboxyl-terminal hydrolase 5 isoform X3; protein product: MAELSEEALLSVLPTIRVPKAGDRVHKDECAFSFDTPESEGGLYICMNTFLGFGKQYVERHFNKTGQRVYLHLRRTRRPKEEDTTTSTGDPPRKKPTRLAIGMEGGFDLSEEKFEYDEDVKIVILPDYLEIARDGLGGLPDIVRDRVTSAVEALLSADSAFRKQEVQAWDGEVRQVSKHAFNLKQLDNPSRIPPCGWKCSKCDMRENLWLNLTDGSILCGRRYFDGSGGNNHAVEHYRETGYPLAVKLGTITPDGADVYSYDEDDMVLDPNLAEHLSHFGIDMLKMQKTDKTMTELEIDMNQRIGEWELIQESGVPLKPLFGPGYTGIRNLGNSCYLNSVVQVLFSIPDFQRKAKLGHGLLSGEYSKPAPESGDGEQVSEQKEVQDGIAPRMFKALIGKGHPEFSTNRQQDAQEFFLHLINMVERNCRSSENPNEVFRFLVEEKIKCLATEKVKYTQRVDYIMQLPVRMDAALNKEELLEYEEKRRQAEEEKLPLPELVRAQVPFSSCLEAYGAPEQVDDFWSTALQAKSVAVKTTRFASFPDYLVIQIKKFTFGLDWVPKKLDVSIEMPEELDISQLRGTGLQPGEEELPDIAPPLVTPDEPKGSLGFYGNEDEDSFCSPHFSSPTSPMLDESVIIQLVEMGFPMDACRKAVYYTGNSGAEAAMNWVMSHMDDPDFANPLILPGSSGPGSTSAAADPPPEDCVSTIVSMGFSRDQALKALRATNNSLERAVDWIFSHIDDLDAEAAMDISEGRSAADSISESVPVGPKVRDGPGKYQLFAFISHMGTSTMCGHYVCHIKKEGRWVIYNDQKVCASEKPPKDLGYIYFYQRVAS
- the USP5 gene encoding ubiquitin carboxyl-terminal hydrolase 5 isoform X1 → MAELSEEALLSVLPTIRVPKAGDRVHKDECAFSFDTPESEGGLYICMNTFLGFGKQYVERHFNKTGQRVYLHLRRTRRPKEEDTTTSTGDPPRKKPTRLAIGMEGGFDLSEEKFEYDEDVKIVILPDYLEIARDGLGGLPDIVRDRVTSAVEALLSADSAFRKQEVQAWDGEVRQVSKHAFNLKQLDNPSRIPPCGWKCSKCDMRENLWLNLTDGSILCGRRYFDGSGGNNHAVEHYRETGYPLAVKLGTITPDGADVYSYDEDDMVLDPNLAEHLSHFGIDMLKMQKTDKTMTELEIDMNQRIGEWELIQESGVPLKPLFGPGYTGIRNLGNSCYLNSVVQVLFSIPDFQRKYVDKLEKIFQNAPTDPTQDFSTQVAKLGHGLLSGEYSKPAPESGDGEQVSEQKEVQDGIAPRMFKALIGKGHPEFSTNRQQDAQEFFLHLINMVERNCRSSENPNEVFRFLVEEKIKCLATEKVKYTQRVDYIMQLPVRMDAALNKEELLEYEEKRRQAEEEKLPLPELVRAQVPFSSCLEAYGAPEQVDDFWSTALQAKSVAVKTTRFASFPDYLVIQIKKFTFGLDWVPKKLDVSIEMPEELDISQLRGTGLQPGEEELPDIAPPLVTPDEPKGSLGFYGNEDEDSFCSPHFSSPTSPMLDESVIIQLVEMGFPMDACRKAVYYTGNSGAEAAMNWVMSHMDDPDFANPLILPGSSGPGSTSAAADPPPEDCVSTIVSMGFSRDQALKALRATNNSLERAVDWIFSHIDDLDAEAAMDISEGRSAADSISESVPVGPKVRDGPGKYQLFAFISHMGTSTMCGHYVCHIKKEGRWVIYNDQKVCASEKPPKDLGYIYFYQRVAS
- the USP5 gene encoding ubiquitin carboxyl-terminal hydrolase 5 isoform X5, which gives rise to MAELSEEALLSVLPTIRVPKAGDRVHKDECAFSFDTPKEEDTTTSTGDPPRKKPTRLAIGMEGGFDLSEEKFEYDEDVKIVILPDYLEIARDGLGGLPDIVRDRVTSAVEALLSADSAFRKQEVQAWDGEVRQVSKHAFNLKQLDNPSRIPPCGWKCSKCDMRENLWLNLTDGSILCGRRYFDGSGGNNHAVEHYRETGYPLAVKLGTITPDGADVYSYDEDDMVLDPNLAEHLSHFGIDMLKMQKTDKTMTELEIDMNQRIGEWELIQESGVPLKPLFGPGYTGIRNLGNSCYLNSVVQVLFSIPDFQRKYVDKLEKIFQNAPTDPTQDFSTQVAKLGHGLLSGEYSKPAPESGDGEQVSEQKEVQDGIAPRMFKALIGKGHPEFSTNRQQDAQEFFLHLINMVERNCRSSENPNEVFRFLVEEKIKCLATEKVKYTQRVDYIMQLPVRMDAALNKEELLEYEEKRRQAEEEKLPLPELVRAQVPFSSCLEAYGAPEQVDDFWSTALQAKSVAVKTTRFASFPDYLVIQIKKFTFGLDWVPKKLDVSIEMPEELDISQLRGTGLQPGEEELPDIAPPLVTPDEPKAPMLDESVIIQLVEMGFPMDACRKAVYYTGNSGAEAAMNWVMSHMDDPDFANPLILPGSSGPGSTSAAADPPPEDCVSTIVSMGFSRDQALKALRATNNSLERAVDWIFSHIDDLDAEAAMDISEGRSAADSISESVPVGPKVRDGPGKYQLFAFISHMGTSTMCGHYVCHIKKEGRWVIYNDQKVCASEKPPKDLGYIYFYQRVAS
- the USP5 gene encoding ubiquitin carboxyl-terminal hydrolase 5 isoform X4 translates to MAELSEEALLSVLPTIRVPKAGDRVHKDECAFSFDTPKEEDTTTSTGDPPRKKPTRLAIGMEGGFDLSEEKFEYDEDVKIVILPDYLEIARDGLGGLPDIVRDRVTSAVEALLSADSAFRKQEVQAWDGEVRQVSKHAFNLKQLDNPSRIPPCGWKCSKCDMRENLWLNLTDGSILCGRRYFDGSGGNNHAVEHYRETGYPLAVKLGTITPDGADVYSYDEDDMVLDPNLAEHLSHFGIDMLKMQKTDKTMTELEIDMNQRIGEWELIQESGVPLKPLFGPGYTGIRNLGNSCYLNSVVQVLFSIPDFQRKYVDKLEKIFQNAPTDPTQDFSTQVAKLGHGLLSGEYSKPAPESGDGEQVSEQKEVQDGIAPRMFKALIGKGHPEFSTNRQQDAQEFFLHLINMVERNCRSSENPNEVFRFLVEEKIKCLATEKVKYTQRVDYIMQLPVRMDAALNKEELLEYEEKRRQAEEEKLPLPELVRAQVPFSSCLEAYGAPEQVDDFWSTALQAKSVAVKTTRFASFPDYLVIQIKKFTFGLDWVPKKLDVSIEMPEELDISQLRGTGLQPGEEELPDIAPPLVTPDEPKGSLGFYGNEDEDSFCSPHFSSPTSPMLDESVIIQLVEMGFPMDACRKAVYYTGNSGAEAAMNWVMSHMDDPDFANPLILPGSSGPGSTSAAADPPPEDCVSTIVSMGFSRDQALKALRATNNSLERAVDWIFSHIDDLDAEAAMDISEGRSAADSISESVPVGPKVRDGPGKYQLFAFISHMGTSTMCGHYVCHIKKEGRWVIYNDQKVCASEKPPKDLGYIYFYQRVAS
- the USP5 gene encoding ubiquitin carboxyl-terminal hydrolase 5 isoform X2 — protein: MAELSEEALLSVLPTIRVPKAGDRVHKDECAFSFDTPESEGGLYICMNTFLGFGKQYVERHFNKTGQRVYLHLRRTRRPKEEDTTTSTGDPPRKKPTRLAIGMEGGFDLSEEKFEYDEDVKIVILPDYLEIARDGLGGLPDIVRDRVTSAVEALLSADSAFRKQEVQAWDGEVRQVSKHAFNLKQLDNPSRIPPCGWKCSKCDMRENLWLNLTDGSILCGRRYFDGSGGNNHAVEHYRETGYPLAVKLGTITPDGADVYSYDEDDMVLDPNLAEHLSHFGIDMLKMQKTDKTMTELEIDMNQRIGEWELIQESGVPLKPLFGPGYTGIRNLGNSCYLNSVVQVLFSIPDFQRKYVDKLEKIFQNAPTDPTQDFSTQVAKLGHGLLSGEYSKPAPESGDGEQVSEQKEVQDGIAPRMFKALIGKGHPEFSTNRQQDAQEFFLHLINMVERNCRSSENPNEVFRFLVEEKIKCLATEKVKYTQRVDYIMQLPVRMDAALNKEELLEYEEKRRQAEEEKLPLPELVRAQVPFSSCLEAYGAPEQVDDFWSTALQAKSVAVKTTRFASFPDYLVIQIKKFTFGLDWVPKKLDVSIEMPEELDISQLRGTGLQPGEEELPDIAPPLVTPDEPKAPMLDESVIIQLVEMGFPMDACRKAVYYTGNSGAEAAMNWVMSHMDDPDFANPLILPGSSGPGSTSAAADPPPEDCVSTIVSMGFSRDQALKALRATNNSLERAVDWIFSHIDDLDAEAAMDISEGRSAADSISESVPVGPKVRDGPGKYQLFAFISHMGTSTMCGHYVCHIKKEGRWVIYNDQKVCASEKPPKDLGYIYFYQRVAS